TTGCTAATTGCGCGTGATTGGATTACTCAAAGCTTAGGAAGAGTAATGCCGGTTTGCGATTGGTATTTTCCCTTTTTATCATAATATGATGTCTCTGGCTGCTCTCCTTCGAAAAACAACAATTGTGCAATTCCTTCATTAGAGTAAATCTTTGCAGGTAGTGTTGTTGTATTGGATATTTCTATTGTGACGTTTCCTTCCCACTCTGGTTCAAGTGGTGTTACATTGACAATTATCCCACATCTTGCGTACGTGGATTTGCCAAGACACACAGTCATTACATTTCGTGGCATTTTGAAATATTCAATACTTCTTGCCAAAGCAAATGAATTGGGAGGAATTATACAAACCTCTGATTTGATATCGACAAAAGCCCTACTGTCTATTGATTTTGGATCAACCAAAGAATTGTTTAGATTTGTAAACAGCTTATACTCATCTCCAACTCTCATATCATATCCATAAGATGATAATCCATAGGAAATACAGCTTTGTCGTATCTGAATCTCAGTGAATGGAGAAATCATGTTATTTTCCAATGCCATTTTTCTTATCCATTTATCGTTTTTGATCATTTTGTATCCCACAAATCTAGTAGTTGTCTTATTCTTTTTTTAGCTTCGGTAAACTTATCAACCTTCAAACACTCATTGAGATTTTTATCATCCATCAAACTATACATGAACTCTCTTCTCTCGTTTGGAGTTTTGATTTTTGTTTTTGCAAGATTTCTTGCATATTCATGAACTCTGACATGGTTTAGATATTCCTTTTTTATAATATCTTGAAATATTTTTTCAGCCTCTATCCTTATCTTTTTTGCCATAATTGGACTTTTACCTCTTGTTGATATGGCGATTTGTATTGTATTTTCTATGTTGATTACTGACGGATGTGAAAAATCACTAATCATAGGATCATCAACAGCATATGCATAACAATTCATGCTTTTTGCCTTTTGGTAAATTTTTCTATTTAACTCCTTATCATCAGTTGTCGCCATTATCATTGTCGGTTTGTATCTGTCCAAAAAATCTAGGTTTTTTATTTTCAATTTTTTAAATACAATCTTTTTTTGTTTTACATACTTTTCAATCTTATCGTTTGATTCTTCACTGACAAGTAAAATCTCGCAGTCTTGCGCTAACAATGATTTTATTTTTAACATACCTTCATACCCTCCGCCTACAACAATTACTAACCCGCCTTTTAGATTTAGTTCGACTATCATTTCCCTTCACTTTATCTGATCATCGTGTATATTTAATAATCTGCATACTCGTGTATATTTAATATTAATAAAAATTGTTAGCTTAGGTTCAGTTTATTAATATCATTTGACTATCTATCCTATGAGCTCTGCAGATATTTATCGTGAAATTATACTTGATCATTATCGGAATCCAAGTAATTTTGGTAAAATTGAAAATCCTGACGTCAAGTACCGTGAAAGTAATGCATTATGTGGTGATGTTATAGAAATGCACATCAACATTAAAGAAAACAAGCTTGTCGATGTCAAATTCAACGGCAAGGGTTGTGCAATATGTATATCAAGCGCATCGTTATTGACAGAGAAAATTATTGGGCAAGACGTTGAAATTGTAAAAAAAATTAACAAACAGGAAATGTTATCGGAGATTGGTTTACCTGATCTTGGCCCAACAAGAATAAAGTGTGCCTTACTCTCACTTAAGGTTCTCAAAGCAGGTGTCTATTCTTATTTAATTCAAAAAATGACTGATAAGGAATCTATTGAGAAAATGACAAATGAAGTAGACGGTATTTTCTCTACAAGTGATAGTACTGTTCACTAGGCCATTATTTGTGGACGCCTAGATAGACATATTGGCAGATTCAATTGAAGAAATATCCTGTCTTTTGTTTGATTGATTATTTGATTAACCTGTTCAATTGGAACAAGTTCTCCTTGATCCAACACAACCCACAACGACTTTAATTCTTCTTTTGATTTTAATGCGGATGACAGTTACGTGATTTATACTGTAGGTGAGTCCCAAATTCTAATCTTGCCGTCGTCAGTGCAGATAGCGAGCGATGATCCATCAGGAGACCATCGTATGTGATTGATTGGAGATCCAACATGTTTTTCGAGTCGTGTTTTTTCAGGTACTGTCTGTCTCCAAAACAAAACAGCGCCATCTTTTGTGCCTGAGACCAAAAGGTCTCCATTATTTTGATATGACATCTGTGTTACCTTTCGCTGATCTTTTAGTATCTCTGGCTTTTGCCCTTGTGGACCTTTTCCAGAAAAATCCCAAATTACAATCCAACTACCTCCAACAGTTGCAAGATATTTGCCGTTTTTACTCCAGGAAAGCTGTGTTATCTTGGTTTCATATCCCTGTATGTCTATATCGTTTCCTTCTTTATGCGGTATCTTCCAACCATGTACTGAACCTTCTTGGGTCCCAGCAACAATCCATTTTCCACTCGTATGCCATGATAGTGATATGAGTGAGCTTGGATAAAGCAGGATTTGTTGTGGCTCAATTTTACCAATCTGAAAAATCATGATTTTTCCATAGGATGCTGTGGCAATTTCTTTCCCAGTGGAATTCCAATGTAGTGCAGTTATGGTACTTGGATGTTCTCTGTATTCTTGAATCATCTCACCATTAGCATTCCAAACTTTCAAAATTTTTCCTGCGGCGGATGCTATGTGGTTACCGTCTGGAGACCATGTAATATGTTCAACCCATTGGGATCCGGCCTCTGATGACTTGAGTAATTTTTGCGTTGTTACATCCCATATTTTTAACTGACCATCCTGTCCAGCTGAAGCTATCTTGGAATTGTCTTGAGACCAGCTAACCTCCATCGTTCCAAATTTGTGACCATCGATAGTTTTCTGGGAGCCATCTTTGCGATTGAAAATTCTTATTGGCCCAGAAGCTAGGGCAACCGCAAAAAATAAGCTATCATTTGACCATGCTGCATGTGAGATATAATCTGAGACATCAAAAACCCAACGTTCCGACTTGTCGGCCTTTTTCTGACTTGTGTTTATACTAGGCATGAACGAAATCCTTGTGTAATTTCATCTCTGTTCAGATTTCGTCCTATGAATACAAGTTGATTCGTTCTCTCTTCATTTGGTTCCCATAGTCTGTCTGATGTCACATCCAACAACATGTGGACTCCTTGGAATATGACTCGCTCAGGTCTATTCTTGATGCTAAGAATTCCCTTGGATCGGAAGAGGTTTGTACCGTTTTCCCTCAAAAATCCCCCTAGCCAGGCATTGACCTTGTCGTAGTCGGCATTACCTGGGATGTCTAATCCTATTGAAGAGACGGTATTGTCATGTGTGTGACTGTGTGGATAAACCTTGGATTGAATTGCCTCCACATTAACTCCGTTAATAGATACAGTCATGTTAAATTCTGAAGGTAAGTGCTGCGTAAAAATGGCATATGTCTGTGATTTGGCAGAATCAATCTTGCACTTGAATTGTCCTCCTCCACTGGGGGCAAATTTAAGCATAATTGGATTTTCTGACTGAGTAAATTCAGCACCATCGGAATAAGTTCCTATTGTTTTTGCAAATACACTGACGCCTATATTTTTGATTGATTCCAAGTCGTCGGATTGGGCTACTGGAATCACAGCCACATTAATTGAGGGGTCTGGTCCTGGTTTGAAATTAATATCATAGGTTCCTTTTGAGAGATTATATGTCCCTATCCACTCAAATGGCAAATCTTCTTTGAGAAAGTCTGGCTTGAATTCAAGCTTCCCTTTTAGATCGAATGATTTTACATTTAGTATTTTATCGATTTGAATTTCAGACTTGTATGTTCGGTAGATCTTTACCGTTGAATTCATAGCATAGATCTTTTGTTCTAATTTTTCCAGATCTGCTGGTGTGACCAAATCTGTTTTGTTGAGTAAAATGATATCTGCAAATGCAATCTGTTCCTGACATTCACGACTTTCATCAATATGCTGCCAAACATGTCTTGCATCAACTACTGTGACTATAGCATCAAGATCAAAACTCTCTTTTGTGTCGTCATCGACAAAAAATGTTTGTGCTACTGGTGATGGATCTGCAAGACCTGTGGTTTCTATTAGAATGTAATCAAATTTGTCCTTTCGTTTCATTAGGTTTCCAAGAACCCTAATAAGATCTCCTCGTACCGTACAACAAATACAACCATTACTCATCTCAAAGATCTCCTCATCTGCGCCAATAACTAATTCATTGTCTATTCCAATTTCTCCAAACTCATTTTCAATTACTGCAATTCGTTTTCCGTGTTCTTTGGTCAGAATATAGTTTAACAATGTAGTTTTACCTGAGCCAAGAAAACCAGTGATCACAGTTACGGGTACGCGAAAATTACTTGGTTTGACTGTGTCTACCTGCTGACCAGAACTACCCATGTCGCTCTATGAATTATTAGGAAATATAAATTTATATAATAAGAATTATTTTTTCTGCGAGATTATTTATTATTTTTTGGCTTAATTTAAGATTCTTTAAGCATTCTCTCGCAACAATTTCCACGTGGTATTTTTTCCCCACGTGGGCTTTTTTCCGGATGGCCCAGTAGTGTGCATAATGCGTCAGCAAAATAATCATCCATATGGTGCTCCATCCCACAAACCATTTTCGCATTAATGTC
This portion of the Nitrososphaerota archaeon genome encodes:
- a CDS encoding dCTP deaminase, translated to MIKNDKWIRKMALENNMISPFTEIQIRQSCISYGLSSYGYDMRVGDEYKLFTNLNNSLVDPKSIDSRAFVDIKSEVCIIPPNSFALARSIEYFKMPRNVMTVCLGKSTYARCGIIVNVTPLEPEWEGNVTIEISNTTTLPAKIYSNEGIAQLLFFEGEQPETSYYDKKGKYQSQTGITLPKL
- a CDS encoding bifunctional precorrin-2 dehydrogenase/sirohydrochlorin ferrochelatase — translated: MIVELNLKGGLVIVVGGGYEGMLKIKSLLAQDCEILLVSEESNDKIEKYVKQKKIVFKKLKIKNLDFLDRYKPTMIMATTDDKELNRKIYQKAKSMNCYAYAVDDPMISDFSHPSVINIENTIQIAISTRGKSPIMAKKIRIEAEKIFQDIIKKEYLNHVRVHEYARNLAKTKIKTPNERREFMYSLMDDKNLNECLKVDKFTEAKKRIRQLLDLWDTK
- a CDS encoding SUF system NifU family Fe-S cluster assembly protein, whose translation is MSSADIYREIILDHYRNPSNFGKIENPDVKYRESNALCGDVIEMHINIKENKLVDVKFNGKGCAICISSASLLTEKIIGQDVEIVKKINKQEMLSEIGLPDLGPTRIKCALLSLKVLKAGVYSYLIQKMTDKESIEKMTNEVDGIFSTSDSTVH
- a CDS encoding GTP-binding protein — protein: MGSSGQQVDTVKPSNFRVPVTVITGFLGSGKTTLLNYILTKEHGKRIAVIENEFGEIGIDNELVIGADEEIFEMSNGCICCTVRGDLIRVLGNLMKRKDKFDYILIETTGLADPSPVAQTFFVDDDTKESFDLDAIVTVVDARHVWQHIDESRECQEQIAFADIILLNKTDLVTPADLEKLEQKIYAMNSTVKIYRTYKSEIQIDKILNVKSFDLKGKLEFKPDFLKEDLPFEWIGTYNLSKGTYDINFKPGPDPSINVAVIPVAQSDDLESIKNIGVSVFAKTIGTYSDGAEFTQSENPIMLKFAPSGGGQFKCKIDSAKSQTYAIFTQHLPSEFNMTVSINGVNVEAIQSKVYPHSHTHDNTVSSIGLDIPGNADYDKVNAWLGGFLRENGTNLFRSKGILSIKNRPERVIFQGVHMLLDVTSDRLWEPNEERTNQLVFIGRNLNRDEITQGFRSCLV